In Sciurus carolinensis chromosome 4, mSciCar1.2, whole genome shotgun sequence, the sequence GAGCTCTGTCACATTCTCCTGCAGCAAGTCACAGAGCTCACCTTCACGAAACACATGGTAGTAGCGCATGAAGGCTCTGGAATCCGAAACGTCAGGCTGTTGTTCTTGGACAGAAATTGTGTCATCTGGGTTGGAATCTGTAGAGTCGACAgtagaaatccttctcaatatttTCCTGGCAGAAGGGCTGCCCTCCTCTAAGTTACCTGTAGCCACCTGATTCTCGCTGGGATTAGTGCTGTCCTCCCCATTTTTCCGACTTTCTCTTTGATGGTCTCCATTTAAGTGCTTTGAGGAACCTGAAGCTCTCAGCCACTCCAAGTGTTTTTGAGAGGTTTCTACAAACACTTCCTCATCTAAGCTTGATGCTTTTGTTGAAAATGGCTCTTGGTGATCCAAGTCTAAACTGGAATGTCTAGAAGGCTGGATTGATACAGTGCTATTGGCCCAAACTTCTGTGGATTTCAAGGGTCTCACTCTCTCAATTTGCTTCCTCAGAGTGGATTCATCCAAAGATCTGGAGAAAAACCAGGAACGGAAGGATCTACCTAATGTGTTATagattccattttcttcctcGCCTTCCTTTGGAATGTTTCCACAACAGGTTCTAGCCATAACAGGTTCATAGTCCATGCTGTGGGACCGTTTGGAATCATATCGCTCCTTAAAACAAATGGAACAGCCATACTCTGAGCAAGGGGGGTGGTAGGGATGGCTTGTTTCTGGGTGTCCACACTGCCTTTTTCTCCCAGATTGGCTGGATTCTGAGAAGAGCTGGGAACAGAAGTCTCTGTTCCATGGAACAAGCACGTCTTGCTTCTCAAAGTGTCGGTTCTTTTGTTCCATTGCCCAAACATAAATCATCATCTGTCCTCCGGGAACTAAAACCCTGGCCATTTCTTTTATTGCTCGgattcttctttgttttgtagaaaaatgatgtataactaaaaaataaaaaactagatctcaatgtgtatatacacatataaacatacacacatacatatataacatgATATGTTTGCATATTGTAATGAGGCAATTTTGACATATAGTAAAACCTCCTTCTTTCCTACATGGGAGGGCAGATGGAAGAATTAGCATAGGTTTTGGGAGAGACATAATTTTTACTTTGGCTTCTGTACATATTAGACAGCTGATCTTGGGCCAGTTATTTAAGGATAATAGATTTTAAGTTTACTAAATCATAATAAGAATTCTAGAATAAATAATCTCTGAGATCCAGTTCCAAAAGCCTGTGAATTTTGTTAACCAGAGGGACAGGTCTGAATTACTAAAATTATAAGGAATACTAAGTTAGGTCAATGTTTTCTGGTAGGATTTTATAAAATGACTTATTGCTTTAATGAATGATTGTACTTCTATAGCAATAAAAGATTAACACCACTAATCATTAgtgttaataaaattaataaagcaaacagaaatcaaGACAAATGTTAAAGATTGTTTTTCTGTCTAAATAATATCAAAAGTAAGCCAActgattatgtttttaaaaatgttaatatggtATAATtgtgtctatttaaaaaataaatttataggtTATCATTTTACTTCCAATTCCTTCAAAGTGAGACACAAGCAAAAACTGTTTTCATCTCGTTGTATGTTATTAGGCTTATTTTTTATCCAATGATATGTAAAAAGTGCTAGTCTGTTAGTTCCTGGGGGAATCTAATCACAGTACTGCATCAAGAGAaaacatcaaattatttttctgaatacaAGTGCATTACATATCTTAGCAAGGAAATGGGTCCCAAGCAAAGCTGGGACACTCCAGCTCCCATATGAGCAATAAGGGCAGATAATGGCTAACACTGTTCCTCCAAAGCTTCCCCTAATCTTGCTGTTAGTAGTGATTTTAGGTATATTAATGTCTGCAGTTTACCTGCCACAGGGACATAGTAAATATCTTAAATAAGACTCTTTTGTAGATAAAACTCTTTAAGGAAGATCATTCAAGAGGCAAACTGTATTAATAGCCATCAGGTTTTCGTTCCAACCAAAAGTGTGCGAACCCTGCTGTCTTTACCATGTAGCAGTGAGAGAAAGCTAGAGGTGTAAGGGTTAGATGTGTTGAAGAACAGGATGCCAGTGTATCCCAACCTAGATCTATCAGCTAGCCTCATGATCTTTGACCAATCACTCTATCTTACTAGGCCTCAGTCTTCTTTTCCCAGTCCCCAGAGAAAGGGCCCTTTAAAATGGTTCATTTGAAAGCATATGCTTCTAGAAGTAGTGCCTTGGTCACTGAGCCTTTTAAGGAGGCCTAGGGGTCAGGACTGAGAAAGACTCAACGCAATGCTGATGTTTATATCTTATCTATCACTGTTCAGGGCCGTTGACCTCTCCCATAACCTGTACCTTATGCACTCTAGAATTTCTATGGGTATGTTTTCTAAATACAACCTATTCTCACTATTCACAGATTCTGTATTTGCAAATTTGCCCacttcctaaaatttatttgtaactccCAAAATGAACAGTCCCAGGTTCTCACAGTCATTCATTGGCTTGTGCAGAGAAGTAACTTGAGCCTTTCAAAGCACACCTTTCCAGCTGAGGTGGATCAAAGCaatctcttcattttaatttcaacTCTAATACTGTAAACAAATGCTCTTTCATGGTCTATTTAGTGCCATGCTTTTTGCATGTTTGTGCTCTTTGTCGGTGACTTCGCTGTTTAAAACAGCCTCGGAGCACAACACGGTTCTGTGGTCTGGGTTCTTAAGCACACATGCTGTGATGTGATTTGCCCTATGCAGAAAACACACGAGCTACATGCGCTTATTCAGGCATGACTGAGAATGCTGTTGGCATGAGTTTAAAATTAGATAAAGTGAATTTAAACAGAAACATACGTAAAACAAGGTTAAGTATTGACTGATTATTGACAAGGTATATATTGACAAAAAATGCTATGATCAGCAGCTTGCAAGAACCTGATGCTGTATTCCTTCTGGGGTCATATATGCCCACAAATTTGCTAATTCTGTGTCCACAGGaacataattttatgtttatagaaCATAATTCATGTGAATGGTGAAAATTTACTGTGTTTGTTTACAaggttatcaaagaaaaaaatcattctaacAATTTTTTATGGTAGGCTGATAGGTCTCTGACATTTCAGGATTCTATTGAGCTTCCaaagaagttttatattttaagaaagtaatCATTTATTGATGAATAAGTAATAATTCACCTCTGATAATTTTATCCGGGAAAATCTGAATATTTAACATTACACGTTAAACCTAACATATAAGAAGTTACAACTTTACATCAAGTGTTTTGGAGGAAAAAAGGTTACAAATAAAGATTTCTTCATTACATATACAATGAGTCATACATCATATAATCTATTATGAAGCACTGCAAGTGTATCTACAATGGGACATAAGAATATAcctgaggactggggatgtagcgtagttggtagagtgattgtcttacaagcacaaggccctgggttcaatccccagcatggtgaaatatatacatatatatatgtatatatttatatttatatttatgtacctttataaatataaataaataatatatacatatatatatatatatttatatatatatatacctgaaATATCAATGTCAGGaaactgttgaatttttaaaagatgaaaaaagtttcCCCTCTCTTTATAAATCATAATCACGGCTTAAAGGCAAAACTATATATACATTTCCTATAGCAATATTTTCCTGCTAAGATGCTAAGAGCCTAGTAAATATGTTGAATTCAATTACCGGATTCCAGAATCAGGTGAAAAGTTACACAATTTGATAGGACTCTAAGGTCCTATCATATCTTGATATTTTATGatttactcatttaatttttaagtgtgtGGTCTTTATCTCTCTAAGCATGAAGAAATTATGGGTTTAGCATAAAACCCCAACCCTATTGGCATTTGGGGCTAGACAATTCTTCGTTGTGGGGAAGCCACCACTAGATGACATTAGCATACATTCACCTACCCATTTGTGaccaccaaaaatgtctccagacattgccaaatgtcctcaAGGGATTGGGGTGAGGAGTAACATAACCCCCAGTTGAGAACCACATATAAAGGGTATATAGTTGATTGATACTATTTTAATATGCTGTCAAATTCTCCCATAATTTTTGTCTAGGAGAGtacagtgtttctttttctaatcTGTCAGTAACACATGAATATATAACTAGGCATGCTACTGATATCTCATATTATTATTAAGAGacatcaaaaagcaaaatattcatgTAAAGATAAGCAAGAAGTGGCAAGTTAAAATTCTAAATGGGAATAAAAACATATTGACATAAAGAGGGTCTACTGAAATTTCTCATAGTTTTGTTCTAAATGTGAGACATAATTGAAAATGACTATACCCCaataattcatatttatagtaaataaaaatatgtgctaTTTTTCCACAAAAGGGTGTGTTTTAAATCAGAATGGCAACCAGGTATGTTAGTCATTTTTGATGCTATAACCaattaccacagactgggtaaattATAAACAAGACGAGTTTATTTGCCTCATGGTTCTGGGtgctgagaagttcaagatcaagggaCTAGCATCTGGTGAGAGCTTTCTAgctgcatcacaacatggtggGGGGCATCCCATtgataggaaggaagaaaatctgCCCAACTCATCCTTTCATTTGGAATTCATTTCCAACTAAACCACTCCCACCAGACCACCCTTAATCCACTAACAAAGGGCATGCCCTCCTAaactcttaaaggtcccacctcttaatattattatgatggcaattaaatttcaacatgagttttagaGGGGACGTTCAAACCATACCATCAGGTACACTCCATTTTCTCTGAGGAAGAAGGTAGAAGGCAGCAACCATCTGTAAGACAGGAAGACAGCCTTCCCCAGAATTCGACTCTGTTGGTACCCAGTTAATCTGACTCTCACCCTTtggaattgtgagaaataaatgtgtgttgttcaAGCCATCCAGTCCATGATATTTTGTTATTGCAGCCTGAACAGGCTAATTCTTACAACCAAAATGGACCAAACACTTTCAAATGTAGAGAAGTAAGATGTCAAAGAGcaggttcccatggcaaccatcTCTTGCCAGTTCTAATCAGTTCCAAGGTTATGGTATCTGGGCTGGCATCCCCCAATTGTGCATAGTAATGTGGTTGAACAAACCAATTTCTCATGTATTTCAGGAGAAAAGAGTCTTGTTCTGTATTTCTTCATGAGTAGTAATAGTCAATTTTATGTAAGATCATTTCACTTTGATAAAGCTTATTATATTCAAATagactaatttttaaatgttttggagCAAGTAATTGGCTCTggaaaggatttttttccatTACAAAAGAACATATCACATGATTCCCTTAAATACAAGGTTTCCTAGCACATTTAAATGTGACTAACATATTAGGAATAGGGAAtacatttaaagcattttttttttctttcattttttggtatATGTGTTTTCTGAGCATTCTTGTTGGAAAGGTATGAGGAACACATTCCCTATACTCAAACAATCTCTGGTGTTAAAAAAACAGAATGGCATTATAAAAATGCAACCTGGGACCAGGTGGAACCCATCTCCAGGAACTTGAGTACCAGTGAGTGACAGCTGGTCTTGGTGGCATTTGGTTCATCAGTCTCAGAGTTATGTTAATAAAGCCTGAAAAAGCCAATATAATGCCCCCAAATCTACTTTAATTTGGAAGAGCCTGGCTTCATTTCAATATAACAAAGTACTATTTTCAATGAGCAAGATTCCTCTAATATTTCCTTACTCTTAAGAAATGGGAATGAATAGccaaaaagaatagaataacagTTTAAAGGTTTAAGTAGTTATAACAATCATATGTACCATGCATGCATTTGAGGTTAGTCAAGTAACTCAAGCAgctggaatattttttaaaattagataaaatggATTACATAGACAGCTCTATACAGAATGAATGTTGAGTCATGAGAGTAGCTTTAACCATGTAAGTTATTCTCATGGCAAAATATGAACATGTGACCTTGCTGCCTTACCTCCTATAGAGATGATGGCATCGAAGCCCTGATCCCTAAAGGGAAGATTAAGGTTGTCACATACCATGACTTCACATCCTCTATTCCGGGCAATCTCTACCAATGGCCTACAGTAGTCACAGCCCAGCGTATGTACCTGGCTGTTCACTTTAAGATACTTTCCAGTTCCACAGCCTATAAAAGAAAAACCCGTGTTACATGCTATCCTTAACAGAAAGTGGAAAATACTTTTTCCTCACAATAATCAATATGAAGTTTGCATTAAATAACCAAGGGAGAATATGATGGTGAAGGTATTcacaagagcaaagaaaaaggCTTCAAGAAAACACTCACATACTTTcatgtagaagagaaaaaagtaacagaatggaAACAAGAACTATTTATTGAACAGTCAATGAGGTAATGCCCATAGGGCTGACCGAGCACACTAGCACAACCCAGACATGTTAGTTGGTCCATTGCTAGGAATGACAGTTC encodes:
- the Trmt9b gene encoding probable tRNA methyltransferase 9B isoform X4: MARVLVPGGQMMIYVWAMEQKNRHFEKQDVLVPWNRDFCSQLFSESSQSGRKRQCGHPETSHPYHPPCSEYGCSICFKERYDSKRSHSMDYEPVMARTCCGNIPKEGEEENGIYNTLGRSFRSWFFSRSLDESTLRKQIERVRPLKSTEVWANSTVSIQPSRHSSLDLDHQEPFSTKASSLDEEVFVETSQKHLEWLRASGSSKHLNGDHQRESRKNGEDSTNPSENQVATGNLEEGSPSARKILRRISTVDSTDSNPDDTISVQEQQPDVSDSRAFMRYYHVFREGELCDLLQENVTELRILSSGNDHGNWCIIAEKKESCD
- the Trmt9b gene encoding probable tRNA methyltransferase 9B isoform X1 encodes the protein MDHEAARLEKQHVHDVYESTASYFSDLQSKAWPRVRQFLQEQKPGSLIADIGCGTGKYLKVNSQVHTLGCDYCRPLVEIARNRGCEVMVCDNLNLPFRDQGFDAIISIGVIHHFSTKQRRIRAIKEMARVLVPGGQMMIYVWAMEQKNRHFEKQDVLVPWNRDFCSQLFSESSQSGRKRQCGHPETSHPYHPPCSEYGCSICFKERYDSKRSHSMDYEPVMARTCCGNIPKEGEEENGIYNTLGRSFRSWFFSRSLDESTLRKQIERVRPLKSTEVWANSTVSIQPSRHSSLDLDHQEPFSTKASSLDEEVFVETSQKHLEWLRASGSSKHLNGDHQRESRKNGEDSTNPSENQVATGNLEEGSPSARKILRRISTVDSTDSNPDDTISVQEQQPDVSDSRAFMRYYHVFREGELCDLLQENVTELRILSSGNDHGNWCIIAEKKESCD
- the Trmt9b gene encoding probable tRNA methyltransferase 9B isoform X3 produces the protein MVCDNLNLPFRDQGFDAIISIGVIHHFSTKQRRIRAIKEMARVLVPGGQMMIYVWAMEQKNRHFEKQDVLVPWNRDFCSQLFSESSQSGRKRQCGHPETSHPYHPPCSEYGCSICFKERYDSKRSHSMDYEPVMARTCCGNIPKEGEEENGIYNTLGRSFRSWFFSRSLDESTLRKQIERVRPLKSTEVWANSTVSIQPSRHSSLDLDHQEPFSTKASSLDEEVFVETSQKHLEWLRASGSSKHLNGDHQRESRKNGEDSTNPSENQVATGNLEEGSPSARKILRRISTVDSTDSNPDDTISVQEQQPDVSDSRAFMRYYHVFREGELCDLLQENVTELRILSSGNDHGNWCIIAEKKESCD
- the Trmt9b gene encoding probable tRNA methyltransferase 9B isoform X2 yields the protein MDHEAARLEKQHVHDVYESTASYFSDLQSKAWPRVRQFLQEQKPGSLIADIVIHHFSTKQRRIRAIKEMARVLVPGGQMMIYVWAMEQKNRHFEKQDVLVPWNRDFCSQLFSESSQSGRKRQCGHPETSHPYHPPCSEYGCSICFKERYDSKRSHSMDYEPVMARTCCGNIPKEGEEENGIYNTLGRSFRSWFFSRSLDESTLRKQIERVRPLKSTEVWANSTVSIQPSRHSSLDLDHQEPFSTKASSLDEEVFVETSQKHLEWLRASGSSKHLNGDHQRESRKNGEDSTNPSENQVATGNLEEGSPSARKILRRISTVDSTDSNPDDTISVQEQQPDVSDSRAFMRYYHVFREGELCDLLQENVTELRILSSGNDHGNWCIIAEKKESCD